One window of Fundidesulfovibrio putealis DSM 16056 genomic DNA carries:
- a CDS encoding esterase/lipase family protein, translating into MLLTFLLCILGAGTTISGLTYIFFWYEAANTPHPSHPRACPGTKGLLWCVVAGFLSSVSSQLMAYLTYPVGFAKKLWKPAPSPHCTRPPVLLIHGLYHNASAWYLYKWMLRRCGYEKIFCLSYNTVKYDFWELAEQIKGVVREAAGLCGGEPIVLMGHSMGGLLVRAAIADPDTAKLVQAVAILGAPNHGSKLAALAFGSLGRSIIHNGPLITRINQLKSPPDMPKLNLFSPLDNMVLPTSSLEISEPGWIQAETAPISHVSMLYHLPTVRLVMEFLDEAVPQTDCEDSPARPGGGAGFKRQAVSA; encoded by the coding sequence ATGTTGCTGACTTTTTTGCTATGCATACTCGGAGCCGGAACAACCATCTCCGGCCTGACCTACATTTTCTTCTGGTACGAAGCGGCCAACACCCCCCACCCGTCCCATCCCCGGGCCTGCCCCGGAACCAAGGGGCTCCTGTGGTGCGTGGTGGCGGGTTTTCTTTCCAGCGTTTCAAGCCAGCTCATGGCGTACCTCACCTACCCCGTGGGATTCGCGAAAAAGCTCTGGAAGCCCGCGCCCTCGCCCCACTGCACCCGCCCTCCCGTGCTTCTGATCCACGGCCTCTACCACAACGCTTCGGCCTGGTACCTGTACAAGTGGATGCTCAGGCGCTGCGGCTACGAAAAGATCTTCTGCCTGAGTTACAACACCGTGAAGTATGACTTCTGGGAACTGGCCGAGCAGATCAAGGGTGTAGTGCGCGAGGCCGCAGGGCTGTGCGGGGGCGAGCCCATCGTGCTCATGGGGCACAGCATGGGCGGCCTGCTGGTGCGCGCGGCCATCGCCGACCCGGACACGGCCAAGCTGGTCCAGGCCGTGGCCATCCTCGGCGCGCCCAACCACGGCAGCAAGCTGGCCGCCCTGGCGTTCGGCAGCCTTGGGCGCAGCATCATCCACAACGGACCGCTGATCACGCGCATAAACCAGTTGAAGAGCCCGCCGGACATGCCCAAGCTCAACCTGTTCTCGCCGCTGGACAACATGGTGCTGCCCACGTCTTCCCTGGAGATTTCCGAGCCGGGCTGGATTCAGGCTGAGACCGCTCCCATAAGCCACGTGAGCATGCTCTATCATCTGCCCACGGTCCGCTTGGTGATGGAATTTCTGGACGAGGCTGTGCCGCAAACAGATTGCGAGGACTCCCCCGCCCGTCCCGGCGGCGGCGCGGGATTCAAACGCCAGGCCGTAAGCGCTTGA
- a CDS encoding hybrid sensor histidine kinase/response regulator translates to MKILSFAACILIFLASSLGHAQVATNKKKILYLNSYHNGYAWSDQILEGLRSTLDKSTVPYDLQIEYMDSKRFADDNMVTTLKRLYSEKYRTTSFDVIIVSDDNAFQFFLEHQDQLFPDVPTIFCGVNDFDPEKLKGRRNITGVVEHPDLEANLKLAHELSPEVKRVVVVGDYSLTSQSIKKQVRHAAAKFRNQLIFEYWDVHTLPELLQRTETLTASDMIFLIPIYLGTEKQVYSVEEVCEILSKSSPVPIYSAWQFMLGHGIVGGKLHSGQEEGALAAKMALQVMAGETPANIPVVNKFNDPYLFDYPVLKRFKIPENKLPLGSTLINEPLSFYTINKQIVWISLSGFFLLVFVLVLLATSIVQKRSVEMQIKNQLSFLRILMDTIPLPLSYKGVDGRYLGCNLAFEQWFGVARHDLLENPDHPLARRFDSAERHLLSKPGILSFETDMLDALGNTHGVIVSKATYKDAKGEVAGVVEAIQDITLRREAERALRRSEAMLQLVLNNIPQLVYWKDKNLNYLGVNRSFLDFFGLERPEQIVGQRVSAILPPEAVASAEEVNRRVLTSGHSVHRREWSLAFPGRPRVSLEMTIVPLHDEAGEVVGVLGTAEDVTAKISLERQLLQSQKMEAIGALAGGIAHDFNNILTSIINSTELALMDIPEGSDTALDLERTLKAARRGAQLVQQILTFSRPSQEGFSPTDMAEVAQDALAIFAATLPRNITLSRRIEVHPAIAFANPTQIHQIVMNLCANAFQAMRATGGHMAIELSKVDLDDLQAEMLNIAPGRYLRLSVTDSGPGIPPEIMDRIFDPFFTTKAKGEGTGLGLAVVHGIVTSHHGGLRVASQPGQGASFEIYLPKHDDFDPTTPAALPEGPVRKGCEHVLFVEDDEDQLRVIPRVLELMGYRVTAKSGAAQALEYLKMAPGEVEIVVTDFDMPGMSGVELAERMHVAAPDIPVILVSGRRSSLTEAERAGNIKTVLLKPYNGEDLARAIGQVLETGPASCPQSS, encoded by the coding sequence ATGAAAATCCTCTCTTTCGCGGCCTGCATCCTCATCTTCCTCGCCTCCAGCCTGGGCCACGCCCAGGTGGCGACCAACAAGAAGAAGATCCTCTACCTCAACTCCTACCATAACGGCTACGCCTGGTCCGACCAGATTCTCGAAGGCCTGCGGAGCACCCTGGACAAATCCACGGTGCCCTACGATCTCCAGATAGAATACATGGACTCCAAGCGCTTCGCCGACGACAACATGGTGACCACCCTGAAGCGGCTGTACTCGGAGAAATACCGCACCACGTCCTTCGACGTCATCATCGTGTCCGACGACAACGCCTTCCAGTTCTTCCTGGAGCACCAGGACCAGCTGTTTCCCGACGTGCCGACCATATTCTGCGGCGTCAACGACTTCGACCCGGAAAAGCTCAAGGGGCGCAGGAACATCACCGGCGTGGTGGAACACCCCGACCTGGAGGCCAACCTCAAGCTGGCGCACGAGCTGAGCCCGGAAGTGAAGCGCGTGGTTGTAGTGGGCGACTATTCCCTGACCAGCCAGTCCATCAAGAAGCAGGTGCGCCACGCCGCAGCCAAGTTCCGCAACCAGCTGATCTTCGAATACTGGGACGTGCACACCCTGCCGGAGCTGTTGCAGCGCACGGAGACCCTCACGGCCAGCGACATGATCTTCCTCATCCCCATCTACCTGGGCACGGAGAAGCAGGTCTATTCGGTGGAAGAGGTCTGCGAGATACTGTCCAAGTCCTCGCCCGTGCCTATCTACAGCGCCTGGCAGTTCATGCTGGGGCACGGCATCGTCGGCGGAAAGCTGCACTCCGGCCAGGAGGAAGGCGCGCTGGCGGCCAAGATGGCCCTCCAGGTGATGGCAGGGGAGACGCCCGCCAATATCCCCGTGGTGAACAAATTCAACGACCCCTACCTGTTCGACTATCCTGTTCTCAAGCGGTTCAAGATTCCCGAAAACAAGCTGCCGCTGGGCTCCACGCTCATCAACGAGCCCCTGTCGTTCTACACCATCAACAAGCAGATCGTGTGGATAAGCCTGTCCGGCTTCTTCCTGCTGGTGTTCGTGCTGGTGCTCCTGGCCACGTCCATCGTGCAGAAGCGTTCGGTCGAGATGCAGATCAAGAACCAGCTGTCCTTCCTGCGCATCCTCATGGACACCATCCCCCTGCCGCTCTCCTACAAGGGCGTGGACGGGCGTTACCTGGGATGCAACCTGGCCTTCGAGCAATGGTTCGGCGTGGCCCGCCACGACCTGCTGGAAAACCCGGACCACCCCCTGGCCAGGCGCTTCGATTCCGCCGAGCGGCACCTGCTCTCCAAGCCGGGCATCCTGAGCTTCGAGACCGACATGCTGGACGCCCTGGGCAACACCCACGGCGTGATCGTCAGCAAGGCCACCTACAAGGACGCCAAGGGCGAGGTGGCCGGCGTGGTGGAAGCCATCCAGGACATCACCCTGCGCCGCGAGGCAGAGCGCGCCCTGCGCCGCTCCGAGGCCATGCTCCAGCTGGTGCTGAACAACATCCCGCAGCTGGTCTACTGGAAGGACAAGAACCTCAACTATCTCGGCGTGAACCGCTCCTTCCTGGATTTCTTCGGGCTTGAACGCCCGGAGCAGATCGTGGGCCAGCGGGTGTCGGCCATCCTGCCGCCCGAGGCAGTCGCCTCCGCGGAGGAGGTCAACCGGCGCGTGCTGACCTCCGGGCACTCCGTACACCGGCGCGAGTGGTCCCTGGCTTTTCCGGGCCGCCCCCGCGTGAGCCTGGAGATGACCATCGTCCCTCTGCACGACGAGGCGGGCGAGGTGGTGGGCGTGCTGGGAACGGCCGAGGACGTCACCGCCAAGATCAGCCTGGAGCGCCAGCTCCTCCAGTCGCAGAAGATGGAGGCCATCGGCGCGCTGGCCGGAGGCATCGCCCACGACTTCAACAACATCCTCACCTCCATCATAAACTCCACCGAGCTTGCCCTCATGGACATCCCCGAAGGCTCGGACACAGCCCTGGACCTGGAGCGGACCCTGAAGGCCGCCCGGCGCGGCGCGCAGCTGGTGCAGCAGATCCTGACCTTCAGCCGCCCCTCCCAGGAAGGCTTCAGCCCGACCGACATGGCCGAGGTGGCGCAGGACGCGCTGGCGATCTTCGCGGCCACCCTGCCCCGCAACATAACGCTCAGCAGGCGCATCGAGGTGCACCCGGCCATCGCCTTCGCCAACCCCACCCAGATCCACCAGATCGTCATGAACCTGTGCGCCAACGCATTCCAGGCCATGCGGGCAACCGGCGGGCACATGGCCATCGAGCTCTCCAAGGTGGACCTGGACGACCTCCAGGCGGAGATGCTGAACATTGCGCCGGGCCGCTACCTGCGCCTGTCCGTAACCGACTCCGGCCCCGGCATCCCGCCGGAGATCATGGACCGCATCTTCGACCCCTTCTTCACCACCAAGGCCAAGGGCGAAGGCACGGGCCTGGGCCTCGCCGTGGTGCACGGCATCGTCACCTCCCACCACGGAGGGCTTCGCGTGGCCAGCCAGCCCGGCCAGGGAGCCAGCTTCGAGATATACCTGCCCAAGCACGACGACTTCGACCCCACCACCCCTGCCGCACTGCCCGAGGGCCCGGTGCGCAAGGGCTGCGAGCACGTGCTCTTCGTGGAGGACGACGAGGATCAGCTCCGGGTCATCCCCCGGGTGCTCGAGCTCATGGGCTACCGCGTGACCGCCAAGAGCGGCGCGGCCCAGGCCCTGGAATATCTGAAAATGGCCCCCGGCGAGGTGGAGATCGTGGTCACCGACTTCGACATGCCCGGCATGTCCGGCGTGGAGCTGGCCGAACGCATGCACGTGGCCGCGCCCGACATTCCCGTCATCCTGGTGTCCGGCAGGCGCAGCTCCTTGACGGAGGCCGAACGCGCGGGCAACATCAAGACCGTTCTGCTCAAACCCTATAACGGAGAGGATCTGGCGCGCGCCATCGGCCAGGTCCTGGAGACCGGACCCGCCTCATGTCCACAATCCTCGTAA
- a CDS encoding sigma-54-dependent transcriptional regulator, whose amino-acid sequence MSTILVIDDDPEIRDTFQSLSRRMHFTFLGAGTLAEGLALVRREEVDVVLLDIRLPDGNGLEALPEIRRGDSPPEVIILTGLGDPDGAEMAVSGGAWDYLVKPAPIKQTMLSLTRALKYHKEKGQKVSTVSLRRESIIGSSPRMEACLDLVAQASRLTGPVLITGETGTGKELLARTIHQNSTRADGEFVAVDCASLTETLLESTLFGHRKGSFTGADQDRPGLVKLADGGTLLLDEVGEMPMGIQKAFLRVLQEKRFRPVGSSVEVQSDFRLIAATNRDLEAMAAKGEFRQDLLFRLKTFVISLPALRERREDIKLLTLSHLDTLCQRYGLPTKGVGSDYSDMLMAYSWPGNVRELFGVLERSLAAAGMEPTLYAKHLPVEVRIQVMKANIERGRRDDATPIAAPYRPMFQADASLPTLKAFKESKEREYLDALAFQTGKDLQAMLDTSGLSRSHLYALLKKHNMVL is encoded by the coding sequence ATGTCCACAATCCTCGTAATCGACGACGACCCGGAAATCCGCGACACCTTCCAAAGCCTTTCGCGCCGAATGCACTTCACCTTCCTGGGCGCGGGCACTCTGGCGGAGGGCCTGGCCCTCGTGCGCCGCGAGGAGGTGGACGTGGTGCTTCTGGACATCCGTCTCCCCGACGGCAACGGCCTGGAGGCCCTGCCCGAGATCAGACGCGGCGACAGCCCCCCGGAAGTTATCATCCTCACGGGCCTTGGCGACCCGGACGGCGCGGAGATGGCCGTATCAGGAGGCGCGTGGGACTATCTGGTCAAGCCCGCGCCTATCAAGCAGACCATGCTCTCGCTGACCCGCGCGCTCAAGTACCACAAGGAGAAGGGGCAGAAGGTCTCCACCGTTTCGCTGCGCCGGGAATCCATCATCGGGTCGAGCCCCAGGATGGAAGCCTGCCTTGACCTGGTGGCCCAGGCTTCGCGCCTGACCGGCCCGGTGCTCATCACCGGAGAGACCGGCACCGGCAAGGAGTTGCTTGCGCGCACCATCCACCAGAACTCCACCCGCGCCGACGGCGAATTCGTGGCAGTGGACTGCGCCTCGCTCACCGAGACTCTTCTGGAGAGCACCCTCTTCGGCCACCGCAAGGGTTCCTTCACCGGGGCCGACCAGGACAGACCGGGCCTGGTCAAGCTGGCCGACGGCGGCACGCTGCTGCTGGACGAAGTGGGCGAGATGCCCATGGGCATCCAGAAGGCCTTCCTGCGGGTGCTGCAGGAGAAGCGCTTCCGTCCGGTGGGGTCGAGCGTGGAGGTGCAGAGCGATTTCCGTCTCATCGCCGCCACCAACCGCGACCTGGAGGCCATGGCTGCCAAGGGGGAATTCCGCCAGGACCTGCTGTTCCGCCTGAAGACCTTCGTGATCTCCCTGCCTGCGCTGCGCGAACGCCGGGAGGACATCAAGCTTTTGACCCTGTCCCACCTGGACACCCTCTGCCAGCGCTACGGCCTGCCTACGAAAGGCGTGGGCAGCGACTACTCGGACATGCTCATGGCCTACTCCTGGCCAGGCAACGTTCGCGAACTGTTCGGCGTGCTGGAACGGTCCCTGGCTGCGGCGGGCATGGAGCCGACGCTTTACGCCAAGCACCTGCCCGTGGAGGTGCGCATCCAGGTGATGAAGGCCAACATCGAGCGCGGCCGCCGCGACGACGCCACGCCCATAGCAGCGCCCTACCGCCCCATGTTCCAGGCCGACGCCTCCCTGCCCACGCTCAAGGCCTTCAAGGAATCCAAGGAACGCGAATACCTGGACGCCCTGGCCTTCCAGACCGGCAAGGATTTGCAGGCCATGCTGGACACCTCTGGGCTGTCGCGCTCGCACCTGTACGCGCTTTTGAAGAAGCACAACATGGTCCTGTAG
- a CDS encoding methyl-accepting chemotaxis protein translates to MSTQPTRNSGFSLFFRRFSITWRFVLLLMLFSIFVGGVVTVFYLGMKQVLDHNIQAAQNIMLDGEKQKLAVASDTLALSIGEALKTELDSAKRIELIRKMVDPIRFEKDQSGYYFVYENTVNVALPPNKANQGKDLGEAKDKNGVFFVRELMNKAKAGGGFVEYVFPKPNMGDQPKLAYAVMIPGTSMWLGTGVYIDNVDKAKATIRAESEDRIRTILNRIFLGIGISLVFLIGLCGLIISTITRPIREATDAAQRCAKGDLDISLDAAGNDEAARMQTALNSMVATLRQNIQDIGARTREAQEKAAAADEARQMAEQAMEKAEQARCDGMAMAANRLEAVAEHIAQATEAISHQADEISSRADEQSDRIRVTATNMDQMADAVMDVARNASSASMQADHAKNKAQEGRKVVADSIEAMRQVGGQAQALKVNMDELGTRSQDINRVLTVISDIADQTNLLALNAAIEAARAGDAGRGFAVVADEVRKLAEKTMTATQEVAGSISAIQNSAKDSISNTERALETIELAGKLADQSGAVLTELVSGAQTSAEQVQSIAAAAEEQSSASEEINSSLESVSTLTAKTLTSVENATGAIKGLLAQANELRRIIEELKSEAGCTTTAIGR, encoded by the coding sequence ATGTCCACTCAACCAACCCGGAACAGCGGATTCAGCCTCTTCTTCCGCCGTTTTTCGATCACCTGGCGCTTTGTGCTGCTCCTCATGTTGTTCTCCATATTCGTGGGGGGCGTTGTCACGGTGTTCTACCTGGGCATGAAGCAGGTGCTGGACCACAATATTCAAGCCGCGCAAAACATCATGCTCGACGGTGAGAAGCAGAAGCTCGCCGTGGCGTCTGATACACTGGCGTTGTCCATCGGCGAAGCATTGAAGACTGAATTGGACTCCGCCAAGCGCATTGAACTGATCCGCAAGATGGTGGACCCGATCCGTTTCGAGAAGGACCAGTCCGGATATTATTTCGTCTACGAGAACACGGTGAACGTCGCACTGCCGCCCAACAAGGCCAACCAGGGCAAGGACCTCGGGGAAGCCAAGGACAAGAACGGCGTCTTCTTCGTGCGCGAGCTGATGAACAAGGCCAAGGCGGGCGGCGGATTCGTGGAATACGTGTTCCCCAAGCCCAATATGGGCGACCAGCCCAAGCTGGCCTACGCGGTGATGATACCAGGCACCAGCATGTGGCTGGGCACGGGCGTCTACATCGACAACGTGGACAAGGCCAAGGCCACCATCCGCGCCGAAAGCGAGGACCGCATCCGGACCATATTGAACAGGATCTTCCTGGGGATCGGGATAAGTCTGGTCTTCCTCATCGGACTGTGCGGGCTCATCATCTCCACCATCACTCGCCCCATCAGGGAAGCCACCGACGCTGCCCAGCGCTGCGCCAAAGGCGACCTGGACATATCCCTGGATGCGGCAGGAAACGACGAAGCCGCACGGATGCAGACAGCCCTCAACTCCATGGTGGCCACTCTGCGCCAGAACATCCAGGACATAGGCGCCAGGACCCGAGAGGCCCAGGAGAAGGCCGCCGCAGCCGACGAAGCACGCCAGATGGCCGAGCAGGCCATGGAAAAGGCCGAGCAGGCCCGCTGCGACGGCATGGCCATGGCGGCCAACCGCCTGGAGGCCGTGGCCGAGCATATCGCCCAGGCAACCGAGGCCATCTCCCACCAGGCCGACGAGATAAGCTCGCGCGCTGACGAACAGAGCGACCGCATCCGCGTCACCGCCACCAACATGGACCAGATGGCCGACGCGGTCATGGACGTGGCCCGCAACGCCTCCTCCGCCTCCATGCAGGCCGACCACGCCAAGAACAAGGCCCAGGAAGGCCGCAAGGTCGTGGCTGACTCCATCGAGGCCATGCGCCAGGTGGGCGGACAGGCCCAGGCCCTCAAGGTGAACATGGACGAGCTGGGCACCCGTTCGCAGGACATCAACCGCGTCCTGACCGTGATCTCCGACATCGCGGACCAGACCAACCTGCTGGCCCTGAACGCCGCCATCGAGGCGGCGCGTGCTGGCGACGCCGGACGCGGCTTCGCCGTGGTGGCCGACGAGGTCCGAAAGCTCGCCGAAAAAACCATGACCGCAACCCAGGAAGTCGCAGGCAGCATCTCGGCCATCCAGAACTCCGCCAAGGACAGCATTTCCAATACCGAGCGCGCCCTGGAGACCATTGAACTGGCCGGAAAGCTGGCCGATCAGTCCGGGGCAGTGCTCACGGAGCTGGTGAGCGGCGCGCAGACCTCCGCCGAGCAGGTGCAGAGCATCGCGGCTGCGGCGGAGGAACAGTCCAGCGCGTCCGAAGAGATCAATAGCTCCCTGGAATCAGTGAGCACCCTGACCGCAAAGACCCTGACCAGCGTGGAGAACGCCACCGGGGCCATCAAGGGGCTTCTGGCGCAGGCCAACGAGCTTCGCCGCATCATCGAGGAACTCAAATCCGAAGCCGGATGCACCACGACCGCCATCGGGCGGTAG
- a CDS encoding L-lactate permease, translating to MEPWIQIYDPISKSIGLSALVAGLPIYALFYLLAVKRMKGHVAGGIASLLALVTGIALWGIPASTAIGSYTYGFVFGLFPIVWIVITAIWVYNMTVESGEFEIIKNSLACITDDRRLQAVFIGFAFGSFIEGTAGFGTPVAITAAMLAGLGFNPLYAAGLCLIANTAPVAFGAVGIPITALAKATSLNEMAISQIVGRQLPFLAVIVPVWLSVTMCGFKRSMEVMPALLVAGVAFAGTQFLMSNFHGPALPDILSAIVTIVALWAFLRVWKPKTVFHFPDEPAPTGPAVCNYSSGEIIRAWMPYIILAVLVLIQGWPSIKPELAKMINIPIEWPMYHKMVAKMAGDKATALPAIYSFQPLAAAGTAILLSGILALFVIPNYGAGRAIKCFGTTIVQLRWPIVSIGNIVGLAYVMNANGMSTTLGLALAGTGVMFPFFAPILGWLGVFLTGSDTSSNLLFGNLQKVTAQAIGVSPELCAAANTSGGVTGKMISPQSISVAVAATGLHGKDGDIFRFTLWHSVAMLMFISCLTMLMAYPLKWMLPVH from the coding sequence ATGGAACCCTGGATTCAAATTTATGACCCCATCAGCAAGAGCATCGGGCTGTCCGCGCTAGTTGCGGGCCTTCCGATCTACGCTCTGTTCTACCTGCTGGCCGTGAAGCGCATGAAGGGCCACGTGGCGGGCGGCATCGCCTCTTTGCTCGCCCTTGTGACCGGCATCGCGCTCTGGGGCATCCCGGCGTCCACCGCCATCGGCTCCTACACCTACGGCTTCGTGTTCGGCCTGTTCCCCATCGTCTGGATCGTCATCACCGCGATCTGGGTCTACAACATGACCGTCGAGTCCGGCGAGTTCGAGATCATCAAGAACTCCCTGGCTTGCATCACCGATGACCGCCGCCTCCAGGCCGTGTTCATCGGCTTCGCCTTCGGCTCCTTCATCGAGGGCACCGCCGGCTTCGGAACCCCCGTCGCCATCACCGCCGCCATGCTGGCCGGTCTGGGCTTCAACCCGCTGTACGCAGCCGGTCTGTGCCTGATCGCCAACACCGCCCCCGTGGCCTTCGGCGCGGTCGGTATCCCCATCACCGCCCTGGCCAAGGCCACCAGCCTGAACGAAATGGCGATCTCGCAGATCGTCGGTCGTCAGCTGCCCTTCCTGGCCGTGATCGTGCCTGTCTGGTTGTCCGTCACCATGTGCGGATTCAAGCGTTCCATGGAAGTCATGCCCGCCCTGCTGGTCGCTGGCGTGGCCTTCGCCGGAACCCAGTTCCTGATGTCCAACTTCCACGGTCCGGCTCTGCCCGACATCCTGTCGGCCATCGTGACCATCGTCGCCCTGTGGGCCTTCCTGCGCGTCTGGAAGCCCAAGACCGTGTTCCACTTCCCCGATGAGCCCGCGCCCACCGGCCCGGCCGTCTGCAACTACTCCTCCGGCGAGATCATCCGCGCCTGGATGCCCTACATCATCCTGGCCGTGCTGGTGCTCATTCAGGGCTGGCCCTCCATCAAGCCCGAACTCGCCAAGATGATCAACATCCCCATCGAGTGGCCCATGTACCACAAGATGGTTGCCAAGATGGCCGGCGACAAGGCTACCGCCCTGCCCGCCATCTACTCCTTCCAGCCCCTGGCCGCTGCCGGCACCGCCATCCTGCTCTCCGGCATCCTGGCCCTGTTCGTCATCCCGAACTACGGCGCCGGTCGCGCGATCAAGTGCTTCGGCACCACCATCGTCCAGCTGCGTTGGCCCATCGTGTCCATCGGCAACATCGTGGGCCTGGCCTACGTGATGAACGCCAACGGCATGTCCACCACCCTGGGCCTCGCCCTGGCCGGCACCGGCGTCATGTTCCCGTTCTTCGCCCCGATCCTCGGCTGGCTGGGCGTGTTCCTGACCGGTTCCGACACCTCGTCCAACCTGCTCTTCGGCAACCTGCAGAAGGTCACCGCCCAGGCCATCGGCGTCAGCCCCGAGCTGTGCGCTGCGGCCAACACCTCCGGTGGTGTTACCGGTAAGATGATCTCGCCCCAGTCCATCTCCGTGGCCGTGGCCGCCACCGGCCTGCACGGCAAGGACGGCGACATCTTCCGCTTCACGCTGTGGCACTCCGTTGCCATGCTGATGTTCATCTCCTGCCTGACCATGCTCATGGCTTACCCGCTGAAGTGGATGCTGCCCGTCCACTAA
- a CDS encoding (Fe-S)-binding protein, which produces MADLNQMLKMLGELDDQLVNCMRCGMCQSVCPVFAETGREADVARGKIALLEFLGHEMISDTKGVKDRLDKCLLCGSCAAACPSGVKAVDIFLKARAIVTAFIGLSPVKKAIFRGMLSKPKLFNNLLAIGTKFQGLFTSPVNDIIGSSCSKLLSPVLGDRHLLSLADKPLRSAGNLNTAPGKSGLKVAFFYGCVVDKMFTTVGEAMLKVFKHHGVGVYMPIDQVCCGVPSLASGDMKSFEDLVRMNLKLFGKGDFDYIITPCGTCTSAFHHVWPLMCSDFSQEERAQIEMLASKAMDINAFIADKLGVSVVESAVGAKKVTIHDPCHLKKSLGVSGQVRTVLKANPNLDVVEMSGSDVCCGCGGSFNLQHYSVSTKIGKKKRDSIAATGADIVAAGCPACMMQIADMMSQAGDRIAVKHPVELYAQTLG; this is translated from the coding sequence ATGGCCGACCTGAATCAAATGCTCAAAATGCTGGGCGAGCTCGACGACCAGCTGGTCAACTGCATGCGCTGCGGCATGTGCCAGAGCGTATGCCCCGTGTTCGCCGAAACAGGCCGTGAGGCCGACGTGGCACGCGGCAAGATCGCCCTGCTGGAGTTCCTCGGCCACGAGATGATCTCCGACACCAAGGGCGTCAAGGATCGCCTGGACAAGTGCCTGCTGTGCGGCTCCTGTGCGGCGGCCTGTCCCTCCGGCGTCAAGGCCGTGGACATCTTCCTGAAGGCCCGCGCCATCGTCACCGCGTTCATCGGCCTGTCCCCCGTGAAGAAAGCCATCTTCCGGGGCATGCTGAGCAAGCCCAAACTGTTCAACAACCTGCTGGCCATCGGAACCAAGTTCCAGGGCCTTTTCACCAGCCCGGTGAACGACATCATCGGGTCTTCCTGTTCCAAGCTGCTGTCGCCGGTTCTTGGAGACCGCCATCTGCTCTCCCTGGCCGACAAGCCTCTTCGCAGCGCCGGCAACCTGAACACCGCTCCGGGCAAGAGCGGCCTGAAGGTGGCCTTCTTCTACGGGTGCGTCGTGGACAAGATGTTCACCACCGTGGGTGAGGCCATGCTGAAGGTGTTCAAGCATCACGGAGTGGGCGTTTACATGCCCATCGATCAGGTCTGCTGCGGGGTTCCCTCCCTGGCCTCGGGCGATATGAAAAGCTTCGAGGACCTCGTGAGGATGAACCTGAAGCTCTTCGGAAAGGGTGATTTCGATTACATCATCACCCCCTGCGGAACCTGCACCTCGGCCTTCCACCACGTGTGGCCGCTGATGTGCAGTGATTTCAGCCAGGAAGAGCGCGCACAGATCGAGATGCTCGCCAGCAAGGCCATGGATATCAACGCCTTTATCGCTGACAAGTTGGGCGTTTCCGTGGTCGAGTCGGCGGTCGGCGCCAAGAAGGTCACCATCCACGATCCCTGCCACCTCAAGAAAAGCTTGGGGGTGTCCGGGCAGGTGAGGACGGTGCTGAAGGCCAATCCGAACTTGGATGTTGTGGAGATGAGCGGGTCGGACGTCTGCTGCGGTTGCGGCGGTTCGTTCAACCTGCAGCATTACTCCGTGTCGACCAAGATCGGAAAGAAGAAGCGCGACAGCATCGCGGCCACCGGGGCGGACATTGTCGCTGCCGGTTGCCCGGCCTGCATGATGCAAATTGCGGACATGATGTCCCAGGCCGGAGACCGCATCGCCGTCAAGCACCCTGTGGAGCTGTACGCCCAAACCCTTGGGTAA